A window of Mercenaria mercenaria strain notata chromosome 16, MADL_Memer_1, whole genome shotgun sequence contains these coding sequences:
- the LOC128549269 gene encoding uncharacterized protein LOC128549269, protein MDMDWTSDLKEIIDSFETSQDLEEFSVLWDMESDPYIQQRLIELKWQELQNEMDLQPVGLFQNSTPKQNGGATEPIGFTISKVSEKQFKKSRAIDRHYKVQIDQNALQGKKVNELHNELHDLFDRALAEVKQNMQGNDLGRVVIHHPSLNHEIVVPLQQLDQLDANTVMETVENVLSSNENVPMDSDFNISVGTIEVPKGAGKRKHVTDIQSTNNSLMKKHSIGYINNPNDKLCLQRSIAYAWAKINQVDRREWHELTSETPDDTILVNILRHKKVPSHYYSNIKAHNRKEQLHLAVALSNLAGVSTERPSSIQDIEQFELALDISVAVISSKCGNKFIRVPRNTDKNQRIYLYLVENDDEQHWYPILSPSGFFSTSYFCETCFVPYSTKGKHVCTSTCLICKHDNCLKTDQELSCKKCHMTCRSLECFLRHQTSKTITKNNKKIKLLSECEKYWKCTDCKKVLRLESGDEKRDHKCGDYKCPSCSTIVQPGHLCYQRAIKSNENKRKFIFFDIETTQNTKVSICMNGEHTDSCLCDKYEHVPNLIVAQKACESCMNHEMDNEAKCKKCGSICKRCSDLHATGGKPVFNCKDCYLRQHIFYGDTTCFDFCQWLFTQGNSDTTVISHNGRGFDHFPILKYLVDQSIVPQTIFTGSKCMYMHIARSLNIRFVDSLSFLPMKLADLPSCFGLDELKFKKGYWPHYFNTKENENYVGVYPSAEYYGYNSMSARDRQTFLEWHSEQTRKGNIFNFKKELIEYCISDVDILRQACLSFWMLMKSCTGEYEEQFNPKKMCMEQKLMRYVIHLKNVTIAENVCKNI, encoded by the coding sequence ATGGACATGGATTGGACCtcagatttaaaagaaattatagaTAGTTTTGAAACCAGTCAAGATTTAGAAGAGTTCTCAGTTTTATGGGATATGGAATCCGACCCATATATACAACAAAGATTAATAGAACTAAAATGGCAAGAGCTTCAAAATGAAATGGATTTGCAACCTGTAGGACTCTTTCAAAACTCTACtccaaaacaaaatggcggtgcTACGGAACCGATTGGTTTTACTATAAGCAAAGTTagcgaaaaacaattcaagaagaGCCGTGCCATAGATAGGCATTACAAAGTACAAATCGATCAGAATGCCTTACAGGGAAAGAAAGTGAATGAATTACATAATGAACTTCACGACTTATTTGACAGAGCACTAGCGGAAGTGAAACAAAACATGCAAGGCAACGACCTAGGGCGTGTAGTCATCCACCACCCGTCTCTTAACCACGAAATTGTCGTGCCTTTACAACAGCTGGATCAATTAGATGCAAATACAGTTATGGAAACTGTGGAAAATGTACTTTCGTCCAACGAAAATGTACCAATGGACAGCGACTTCAACATCTCCGTCGGAACAATTGAGGTTCCTAAAGGGGCTGGAAAAAGGAAACACGTCACTGATATCCAAAGCACCAACAACTCTTTAATGAAGAAACATTCTATCGGTTACATCAACAATCCTAACGACAAGTTATGTTTGCAACGCAGCATCGCCTATGCCTGGGCCAAAATTAACCAAGTTGATAGAAGAGAGTGGCATGAATTAACGTCAGAAACACCTGATGATACCATACTCGTCAATATACTTCGACATAAAAAAGTACCATCACACTACTACAGCAACATTAAAGCTCATAACAGGAAAGAACAACTTCATCTGGCTGTCGCTCTCAGTAATCTAGCCGGTGTTTCTACAGAAAGACCAAGCTCAATACAAGATATTGAACAATTTGAACTTGCTCTGGACATTTCTGTAGCAGTGATTTCGTCCAAATGCGGAAATAAATTTATACGTGTTCCaagaaatacagataaaaatcaACGCATCTATTTATACTTGGTTGAAAACGATGATGAACAACATTGGTACCCCATTCTATCCCCTAGTGGATTTTTCAGCACATCTTATTTCTGTGAGACATGTTTTGTACCCTATTCAACAAAAGGGAAACATGTATGTACCAGTACTTGTTTAATATGTAAACATGACAATTGCCTTAAAACTGACCAGGAGCTCAGTTGCAAGAAGTGTCATATGACTTGTAGATCCTTGGAATGTTTTTTGAGACATCAAACTTCAAAAACGAttacaaaaaacaataaaaagattaAACTATTATCAGAATGTGAAAAGTATTGGAAGTGTACCGACTGTAAAAAGGTGTTACGACTTGAAAGTGGAGATGAAAAAAGGGACCATAAATGCGGTGATTACAAATGTCCATCCTGCTCCACCATAGTGCAACCAGGTCATTTATGCTATCAGCGTgcaataaaatcaaatgaaaacaagcggaaattcatatttTTCGACATTGAAACAACCCAAAACACAAAAGTATCTATATGTATGAATGGTGAACACACAGACTCTTGTTTATGTGATAAATATGAACATGTTCCAAATCTAATTGTTGCACAAAAAGCGTGTGAatcctgtatgaaccatgaaaTGGACAATGAGGCAAAATGCAAAAAGTGCGGCTCCATCTGTAAACGGTGTTCCGATTTACATGCGACTGGAGGAAAACCAGTCTTTAACTGTAAAGATTGTTACCTGCGTCAACACATTTTCTACGGTGACACAACCTGCTTTGATTTCTGTCAATGGCTTTTTACACAAGGAAACAGTGATACAACAGTTATTAGTCATAATGGGCGTGGATTCGATCATTTccccattttgaaatatttagtagATCAAAGTATTGTTCCGCAAACAATATTCACCGGAAGCAAATGTATGTATATGCACATCGCAAGATCACTGAACATTCGTTTTGTGGACAGTCTTAGCTTTTTACCGATGAAACTCGCTGATTTGCCTAGCTGCTTTGGACTAgatgaattaaaatttaaaaaaggttatTGGCCTCACTATTTCAATactaaagaaaatgaaaactatGTTGGTGTGTATCCGTCAGCTGAATATTATGGTTACAATAGTATGTCTGCACGAGACAGACAGACCTTTTTAGAATGGCACTCTGAGCAAACAAGAAAAGGGaacatatttaactttaaaaaggaATTAATAGAATACTGTATAAGTGATGTAGACATACTAAGACAAGCTTGTTTGAGCTTTTGGATGTTGATGAAAAGTTGCACCGGTGAATACGAAGAACAATTCAACCCTAAAAAAATGTGTATGGAACAAAAACTTATGCGTTATGTAATCCATTTAAAAAATGTCACTATTGCTGAAAACGTGTGCAAAAATATATAG
- the LOC123561229 gene encoding uncharacterized protein LOC123561229 — MRQTCYFHESQEDKFFQLISDVSKNVTNFHVISKDMIIMEWEHNRNYVPDDTKANVFIAAFTTCWARLKLYGVLEMLDQRVLYMDTDSCIYISKAGLAEPQLGDYLGQLTNELNPGEHIVEFVTTGPKSYAYLTNKGTQECKVRGFSLKSYTNSKLIDFDLLKQIIIKDQSRYVDVCNDRKICRDKKSSILYNRKEVKRYKMVFTKRVIGNYYNTFPYGY; from the coding sequence atgaggCAAACCTGCTATTTCCACGAGAGCCAAGAGGACAAATTCTTTCAGTTGATATCGGACGTCTCAAAGAACGTGACAAATTTTCATGTGATCTCAAAAGACATGATAATTATGGAATGGGAACATAACAGAAACTATGTGCCTGACGATACAAAGGCTAATGTATTTATAGCAGCATTTACAACCTGCTGGGCAAGATTAAAATTATATGGTGTGTTAGAAATGTTAGATCAACGAGTGCTGTACATGGACACTGATTCATGTATTTACATTAGCAAGGCGGGACTTGCTGAGCCACAGCTAGGAGATTATTTAGGCCAATTAACCAATGAATTAAATCCTGGTGAACACATTGTAGAGTTTGTAACTACAGGACCGAAAAGTTACGCCTACTTAACAAACAAAGGTACACAAGAATGTAAAGTAAGGGGGTTCTCTTTAAAAAGTTATACTAATAGCAAACTGATCGATTTTGATTTGTTAAAGCAGATCATCATTAAAGACCAGTCCAGATATGTAGACGTGTGCAATGACAGAAAGATATGTCGTGATAAGAAATCAAGTATTCTTTATAATCGTAAAGAGGTCAAACGTTACAAAATGGTTTTCACCAAAAGAGTGATTGGTAATTATTATAACACATTTCCATATGGATATTGA